The genome window CGCTCTTCGTCGAGCCACACCCGGGCTTCTTCCTCCAGGACGTGGACCCGCAGCTCTACGTGGCCCACTACCTGCGCGCCTGGGCGCTCGAGACGCGGCTCACCGCCCACCTCACCGAGCGCTTCAACGAGGACTACTGGAGGAACCCCGCGGCCGCCGCCTGGCTGAAGGGGCTGTTCGCACGCGGAGGAACGGACGACGCGGAAGGACTGGCCACAGAGGTCTCGGGCACGCCGCTGGCATTGCCCGAGGCCGGGGAGCGCCTCGTGGCCATCCTCAACCGGTAGGGGTCCCGCGCAACGGGACTACTTCTTCTTGCGCAGGGCCCTGACGATCTTGTCCTTCGTCGCGTTCGCCGCCGGGGCCTTGGTGGTGGGCGCCGGAGCCGCGGGCGTCATCACCTGCTTGTTGTTGCCGCTGGCCACCGGCTTGCCACCGGCGCGAGCCCGCATCGCCTTCAGCAGCTGCATCTCAATGACGAGCAGCTCGTCGCCAAGCTCCTCGTTGTCACCCGCCGCGCGGGGAAGGGGAGCACGGGTGCTGGAAGCGCCGGCACCGTGCCGCATGCGCAGAACCTTCTCCTCCTCGGCCGCCAGCGTGCGCGTCTTCTCCAACGCCGCCTTGACCTCCTTGGCCGTCACCGTGCTACTTCCGACCTTGCGCTCCATCGCCGCTCCCTTGCTGTGCCGCCCGCTGAACGCCCGTACATGTCGGACGCGTCCGAGCCGCAACCGTCGAGGATTGTAGAGGACGCAAGAGTGAGCGCAAATTTTCTTCCAACAGGTCGCTGCCGGGATGTAGCGCCAGGACCCTCCCGCTACAGGCGGAAACCGAGCCCCAGGTACCCTGAAGTCAGAGCCTGCCGTTCACCGGAGAACGGGTCTCCCCCGGCGGAGAAGTTCTGGTACCGGGCCTCGGCGGACAGGAAGAGCTGCCCTCCCAGCTCCACCCCCACCCCGCCGCACAGCTCCGCCCCCACCTGCAGGGCGCGAGACGCGGCGACGTCCTCCTTGTCGTGGGCCATCAGCAGGCTGGCGCCCACGCCCAGATAGGGCCGCACGCGCAGGGGGCCGGACGGGGTGATGCGGATGGACATGGGCGTGGCCTCGGTGCGCCGGCGGCTGGAGGCCACGTGGCCGCCCACCTCCATCACCGAGAAGCCCCGCCGGTAGCCCCAGGCCACCCCCGCGCTGTAGCCCGACTCCCGGGCCCCGTCCGTGTCCGTCATCACGTACGCCCCCACCGGCGCCACGGTGACGCCCAGGTTGCGCAGGGGCGGCTCCGCCCGCACCACGGGGGCGAAGAGGCCAGCCAGACAGCTGAGGAGGAAGGCGGGACGGCGCATGGCCCCACCGTTGAGCAAGGGACACGCCACGCCCCGGGCCCAATGAAGTCGGGCGCTTGCGAGGCTCGAAGGGGGGCCCGCCACCCGTGTCCGGGCGCGCCCGTCAGGGCAGGCGAGCAACCTCCTTCACGACTGTGCAGGGCCCCGCGCCGGGCGGGCCTGCCGCACACATGACGCGAGGGCCAGGGGCGCGACGCACCCGTGGCCGCCGTGTCGGGTCCTCGAATCAGGTGCCCTCTTCGTCCTCGGGCTCGGGCGGGGCGTCCTGGGCGGGCTTGTCCTTCTCGGCGCCCTCGGGCTTCTTGCGCTCGATGCCGAAGGCGTCCAGCGCGTCGGCGATGCCCTGGGGCTTGTCGGCGTCCGGCAGGAAGTCCTGGGGCGGCTGGAGCTTGGGGTCATTGCCCAGCTCGGTGAGGGCGGACTCCAGCGTCATGCGCAGCTCGGCGGCCTCCGGCGTCTTCTCCGCGGGCACGCCGATGCGTCCGTCCAGCCGGGCCTTGAGGACCACGGAGGTGGCGGCGTCCACCAGCACCTCGCCGTCCAGCGAGCGCGGCACGCGGTGGGCGAAGAAGTTGGCGCGGCGGCGGGTCGTCTCGTCGGCGCCGCTCTTCGCGGCAATCATCGCGGGCAGCGGACGGGACGCCTCACCCTCCGAGGCGGGGGCGAGCGTCACGTCGTAGCGCCACGCGGTGCGGCCCTCGTACGTGACGGTGCCGTTGGGGGTGAGCTTGAGGCGCCCCTGGAAGAGGTTGTCGAAGTCCCGGATGGCGCCCGTGAGCTCCGTGCGGGTGCGCTCGGCCATGCCGCGGTCGCGGAGGCGCTGGCGGAACGGGCCGTAGCGGTTGCGGGCGAACACCTGGCCGCCCACGCGCATGACCTCCAGGCCCTGGTCCCTCGAGTTCTCCAGCACGCCGTGGAAGTCACCGGCGACGCCACCGGGGCCGGCGCGGAAGGTGCGCGTCTCGGTGAGCTTCACCGGGTTGGACTCGGCGGCGGACCACTCGTAGCCCAGGGTGGACTGGAAGCGGTGGGGCCCCAGCCGCTCGGTCACCTCGGCGGCGTCCATGCCCAGGATGCGGCGGGCCACCCGCGGGTTGCTCGCGACGTCCTCGGGGGGCAGCTTCTCCTTGGCGGACGCCACGGCCTTGGGCGGGTCCTCCGGCGAGAAGATGCGCGCCTTGGCCGCCTTGTCGACCGGGTCGGAACAGCCCACGGCGGCCAGCGCCAGGGCGAGGGTGAAGGCGGACTTCTTCAGACGGCTCACGACTCCTCCAGAGGGGTACGACAGGGTCGGCAAGTTACGTGGGGCATACAGGAGCGGCAAGCAGTGGCTTGCGTGCGGCCGTGCAAGGGATAGAACGCCCAACTCATGCAGAACCTGCGCGACAAGTTGTTGAAGGCGGGCCTCGTCACCGAGGAACAGACCAAGAAGGTGGAGTCGAAGCCCAGCCAGGCGGAAGCCCGGCGGCCCGCTCCCCCGGAGGGCGGTCGTCCAGGCGGAAACCGTTCCGCCCCCCCGCGTGACGAGAACCGGACACATGGTGGCCCGCCCCCCCGCGAGGGGGGTGGCCGTCGAGAAGGCGGTGGCCGGCCACCTCCGGGCGGAGGCGGTCGCTCCGGCCCGGGTGGTGGTGGCGGACGCTTCGGTCCTGGCGGCGGTGGCCGGCCAGCGGGCGGAGGCGGTGCGCCGCGCTACGGCGGAGGGCCCCCGCAGGGACGCCCGGCGCCCGTGGCGGAGAAGGCCATCCCCAAGCTGCCGCCGATGCCGGGCTCCAAGGCCTACCAGCGCGCGGAGTCCAAGAAGCAGGTGGAGCTGGACCGGGCGCTGCGCGAGCTGGTGCTCGGGTCGCAGATTCCCGTCGAGCCGGGCGAGACGACGTTCTACTTCATGACCCGCAAGGGCAAGCTGCGGCGGCTGGAGCTGAGCCCCGCGCAGGCGAAGCAGCTCGAGGAGGGTGAGCTGGGCGTGGTGGAGCGCCCGGAGCCCGCTCAAATCGAGCACTCGCTGGTGCCCGCCGCGGCCGCGGAGCAGATGTACGCGCTGTCGAAGAAGGCCGTGCGCTTCTTCAACCGCAAGGACAACCCCGTCGGCTTCATGAACGAGGACGACCTCAAGGCCCAGCAGGCCGCCGAGGCCGCCGGCACCGCGCCCGACCTGTCCGACGAGCCCGAGGGCGACGAGGGTGGTGAGGGTGAGGGCGCCTCCGAGGGTGAAGGCGCCTCCGAGGCCGAGGCTCCCGCCGAAGCCGCCGCCGAGCAGAAGCCCGAGGGCGGCACCGAGGGCGGCAACACCTGACCGGGACTCCCGGCAACACCCTACCCTCCCCTGCCTGAGTCCGGGGGAGGGTGTGGGCCCTGGCCACACCGGGGCCCTGGCTGACACCGTGCACCGTGCGTGCGGCTGATGGCCGCCAGCAGGTCCGTCGAAGAGCCCCGCTCAACTCCCTGCCAGCACGGGGGTTAGCATCGGGCAGCCATGGACTCTCTGTACCTGAAGATGCTGCCGGTCTTCTTCGTCGTGTCGGGGCTGGTGAAGGCGGTGCCCGTGACGGTGGGCTGGGCGCTGGGGCGCACCCGCCTGGCGGAGCGCTTTCGCGTCTACCGGCGCTCGCTGGCACCGGGGCAGCTTCGCAGCGAGGCCCGCGCGGCCGTGGGCGTGGTGCTGTGCGACGCGCTGCTCATCACCGCGTTCCGCGCCGCCTTCGAGCGCCAGATTGCGCCCTTCAGCCTGGGCGCGTCGCTGCTCACCTTCGCGTGGATGTTCGTGGGCTTCGAGGTGTGGTTCTACGTGTCGCACCGGCTGCTGCACACGCGCGCGCTCTACCGCTTCCACGCGCAGCACCACGTGGCGCAGGTGACGGACCCGCTCACGTCGCTGTCCTTCTCCATGGTGGAGCGGCTGGTGCTGATGGGCGGCGGGTTCGGCCTGGTCATCCTGGCCATGCAGGTGATGCCCGTCACGCAGGTGGGCATCATGGCGTACATCCTCACCAACTACGCGCTCAACGTCTTCGGGCACGGCAACACGGAGTGGCTGCCCGAGCGCTTCGTCGCCTCCCCCGCCGGGCGCCTCTTCTTCACGCCCACGTTCCACGCCCTGCACCACGCGCGCTACCAGGGCCACTATGGCCTGTTCACTCCCATCCTGGACCGGTGGCTGGGCACGGCCTTCGACGACTACGCCGAGGTCCACGGCCTCGCCCGGCGCGGACTGGGACTGGAGCGAATCGGCGAGCGCGTTCGCTCTGCGAAACAGCCCGCCTCGCTGGTCCCCACGCCCACGTCCACCACCGGCACGGCGTGAGCGAGCCTTGATGCCGACGCCGAAGCCCGGCGCTAGGCTGCCGGGCCATGACGACGACCCAGAAGACGGTGGTGGTGACTGGCGCGAGCCGGGGTATCGGCCGTGCCCTGGCGCTGGCTTTCGCCCGTGAGGGCTAC of Pyxidicoccus xibeiensis contains these proteins:
- a CDS encoding DUF2058 family protein — encoded protein: MAEKAIPKLPPMPGSKAYQRAESKKQVELDRALRELVLGSQIPVEPGETTFYFMTRKGKLRRLELSPAQAKQLEEGELGVVERPEPAQIEHSLVPAAAAEQMYALSKKAVRFFNRKDNPVGFMNEDDLKAQQAAEAAGTAPDLSDEPEGDEGGEGEGASEGEGASEAEAPAEAAAEQKPEGGTEGGNT
- a CDS encoding sterol desaturase family protein, yielding MDSLYLKMLPVFFVVSGLVKAVPVTVGWALGRTRLAERFRVYRRSLAPGQLRSEARAAVGVVLCDALLITAFRAAFERQIAPFSLGASLLTFAWMFVGFEVWFYVSHRLLHTRALYRFHAQHHVAQVTDPLTSLSFSMVERLVLMGGGFGLVILAMQVMPVTQVGIMAYILTNYALNVFGHGNTEWLPERFVASPAGRLFFTPTFHALHHARYQGHYGLFTPILDRWLGTAFDDYAEVHGLARRGLGLERIGERVRSAKQPASLVPTPTSTTGTA